A DNA window from Patagioenas fasciata isolate bPatFas1 chromosome 1, bPatFas1.hap1, whole genome shotgun sequence contains the following coding sequences:
- the NHS gene encoding actin remodeling regulator NHS isoform X3, with protein MVRLSLLMVAAVSNLDAESKLSVYYRAPWHQQRNIFLPSTRPPCVEELHHHAKQHLRALRREHQSRGDNREQKVQGPIAVVAPPFPPFPAICSQKKQTIKDRHFLPFNSTRSPSPIECCHMTPWSRKSHPPEDEDTDVMLGQRPKNPIHNIPSTLDKQTNWSKALPLPTPEEKMKQDAQVISSCIIPINVTGVGFDREASIRCSLVHSQSVLQRRRKLRRRKTISGIPRRVQQEIDSDESPVARERNVIVHANPDFSSSSSRRSGTRDSECQTEEILIAAPSRRRIRAQRGQSVVASLSHSAGNILVLADNGDAVFTTAVSNRIRSRSLPREGGRASEGHQDATSKSTGYEAEHFLGGQERMPKKGKEILSKQGSQERQPIGLTCPQHLHSPEHSIGERGRSRLSRMADSGSCEISSNSDTFGSPIHSISTAGVLLSSHMDQKDDHQSSSGNWSGSSSTCPSQTSETIPPAASPPLTGSSHCDSELSLNTAPNANEDSSIFITEQFGDHTDKVRGHRASSFTSTVADLLDDPNNSNTSDSEWNYLHHHHDASCRQDFSPERPKADSLGCPSFTSMATYDSFLEKTPSDKADTSSHFSVDTEGYYTSMHFDCGLKGNKSYICNYAAPGPESGQPGSVTSSLTDCAWQERMSHRRQGRQSISLKKPKAKPAPPKRSSSLRKSEGSTDLPDKKEPKISGGQHVSHTAREMKLPLEFSNTPSRVEGPNLPAKQELPWANQGDGGLKDTPFDTTDIPSFKDEGAEQPHYADLWLLNDLKSSDPYRSLSNSSTATGTTVIECIKSPESSESQTSQSGSRATTPSLPSVDNEFKLASPEKLAGLASPSSGYSSQSETPTSSFPTAFFSGPLSPGGSKRKPKVPERKSSLQQPVSKDSTASVSKDLELPIIPPTHLDLSALHNVLSKPFAHRHQLHAFSHGKQSAVGEALHPSPPSALAITPSVLKSVHLRAVNKPEGGKQKGNVPDLLCIQETTLMATDVSPGKIKPLLAKKPISRQYSTEEAIMSYIDASPAEAGPGKPPLEKSSSFSGQNSCEREAVTSAGMGLVEIKPGKDQMYPTAEHLPESALNQRCAISTDGFEKGSAVLTGDDEAKKPSQGAETEHDLQQEQAQRELSAGGDRRLEAGPAGESPAEAEGVAISDQLKHQPDLIHHVPGNISYDMETVAVSSLSEASCKQENDIASGIPTKSASDDSRADETAGSVDEPSLKESSPSDESIISPLSEESQADAEDVFVSPNKPRTTEDLFAVIHRSKRKVLGRKDSGDLSVRNRLRASSGTSSQPPASSTLPTSNVQPASSMATPISSQRSPGLIYRNAKKSNTSSEEFKLLLLKKGSRSDSSYRMSATEILKSPILPKSPGELTAEAPQSLEESSPTASPDALSPLSPCSPRVNAEGFSSKSFPMSASSRVGRSRAPPAASSSRYSVRCRLYNTPMQAISEGETENSDGSPHDDRSSQSSA; from the exons CTGTCTCCAACCTGGATGCAGAGAGCAAACTGAGTGTCTATTACCGAGCACCTTGGCATCAGCAAAGAAACatcttcctcccctccaccagaCCTCCTTGCGTGGAGGAGCTGCACCACCACGCCAAGCAGCACCTGCGAGCCTTGCGCAGAG AACATCAAAGCCGAGGTGATAACAGAGAGCAAAAAGTCCAAGGCCCCATCGCTGTGGTGGCTCCCCCGTTTCCTCCATTCCCTGCAATCTGCAGTCAAAAGAAGCAAACGATAAAGGACCGGCACTTCCTACCA TTTAACAGCACCCGTTCGCCCTCCCCAATTGAGTGTTGCCACATGACCCCTTGGAGTAGAAAG TCCCATCCACCAGAGGACGAAGATACAGATGTCATGTTAGGGCAGAGGCCGAAAAATCCAATACATAATATCCCTTCTACACTGGATAAACAAACCAATTGGAGTAAAGCACTACCTCTCCCAACTCCAGAGGAGAAAATGAAACAAGATGCCCAAGTGATATCTTCTTGCATTATCCCCATCAATGTCACTG GAGTTGGTTTTGACAGAGAGGCTAGTATACGCTGCTCTCTTGTTCATTCACAATCTGTACTACAGCGGAGACGAAAGTTGAGGAGGAGGAAAACCATCTCTGGCATCCCCAGAAGAGTGCAACAAGAAATAG ATTCAGACGAGTCGCCGGTGGCGAGAGAGCGCAATGTGATTGTGCACGCAAACCCGGacttctccagctccagcagcaggaggtcggGGACCCGGGACTCCGAGTGCCAGACAGAAGAAATCCTGATAGCTGCTCCTTCCCGGCGCCGGATCCGCGCCCAGAGGGGTCAGAGCGTTGTCGCTTCGCTCTCCCACTCCGCTGGCAATATCTTGGTGCTGGCGGACAACGGGGATGCCGTCTTCACCACCGCTGTCAGCAACCGCATCCGCTCGCGCAGCCTTCCTCGCGAGGGCGGCCGGGCCAGTGAGGGCCATCAGGATGCCACCAGCAAGAGTACAGGGTACGAAGCAGAGCACTTCCTAGGTGGCCAGGAGAGGATGCCgaaaaaggggaaggaaatcTTGAGCAAGCAGGGTTCACAAGAGCGTCAGCCCATTGGTTTAACTTGTCCTCAGCACCTGCACAGCCCTGAACACAGCATTGGTGAGAGGGGGAGATCGCGGCTGTCAAGGATGGCTGATTCGGGCAGCTGTGAGATTTCATCCAACTCAGACACTTTCGGGAGCCCCATTCACTCTATCTCCACGGCAGGAGTCCTGCTCAGCAGCCACATGGACCAGAAAGATGACCACCAGTCCTCCAGTGGCAACTGGAGTGGGAGCAGCTCCACATGTCCCTCCCAGACGTCCGAAACCATTCCTCCTGCTGCCTCTCCTCCGCTGACGGGCTCTTCACACTGTGACTCCGAGCTGTCGCTCAACACTGCTCCCAATGCCAATGAGgactccagcatcttcatcacAGAGCAGTTTGGTGACCACACAGACAAGGTCAGGGGCCACAGGGCGAGCTCGTTCACCTCCACTGTGGCGGATTTACTAGATGACCCCAACAACAGCAACACGAGTGACAGCGAGTGGAACTACCTGCACCATCACCACGACGCCTCCTGTCGCCAGGACTTCAGCCCCGAGCGCCCAAAGGCAGACAGCCTGGGGTGCCCCAGCTTCACCAGCATGGCCACCTATGACAGCTTCCTCGAAAAGACCCCCTCTGACAAGGCAGACACTAGCTCACACTTTTCCGTGGATACCGAAGGATACTATACCTCCATGCACTTTGACTGCGGTCTCAAGGGTAATAAAAGCTATATTTGCAACTATGCAGCCCCAGGCCCCGAGAGCGGCCAGCCTGGGAGTGTGACCTCCAGCCTGACTGACTGTGCCTGGCAGGAGCGCATGAGCCACAGGAGACAGGGACGGCAAAGTATCTCGCTGAAGAAACCAAAGGCAAAGCCAGCCCCACCAAAACGAAGCTCATCTTTGAGGAAATCGGAGGGCAGCACTGACCTTCCTGACAAGAAAGAACCAAAGATCAGTGGTGGGCAGCATGTGTCTCACACTGCCAGGGAGATGAAGCTGCCCCTTGAGTTTTCAAACACACCTTCCCGAGTGGAAGGCCCCAACCTGCCAGCCAAGCAGGAGCTTCCCTGGGCAAACCAAGGCGATGGTGGGTTAAAGGACACTCCGTTCGACACCACTGATATCCCCTCCTTTAAAGACGAAGGTGCTGAACAACCTCACTATGCAGACCTCTGGCTTCTGAACGACTTGAAATCCAGCGATCCTTACAGGTCCTTGTCCAATTCAAGCACTGCTACGGGTACTACAGTCATAGAGTGCATCAAGTCACCAGAGAGCTCCGAATCCCAGACGTCCCAGTCTGGATCACGAGCCACCACCCCATCTCTCCCTTCGGTCGATAATGAATTTAAGCTGGCCTCCCCAGAGAAGCTGGCGGGGTTAGCTTCACCCTCCAGCGGGTACTCCAGCCAGTCGGAGACACCCACCTCTTCTTTTCCGACGGCTTTCTTTTCGGGACCCTTGTCTCCAGGGGGAAGCAAGAGGAAGCCCAAAGTGCCAGAGAGGAAGTCATCGCTGCAGCAGCCGGTCTCGAAAGACAGCACCGCCTCGGTGAGCAAAGACCTCGAACTTCCAATTATACCTCCTACTCACCTCGACCTAAGTGCTCTTCACAACGTCTTGAGCAAGCCCTTTGCCCACAGGCACCAGCTGCATGCCTTCAGCCACGGCAAGCAGAGCGCGGTCGGGGAAGCCCTGCATCCCAGCCCTCCCTCCGCCCTCGCCATCACGCCCTCTGTTCTCAAGTCTGTCCACCTCCGGGCAGTCAACAAGCCTGAAGGAGGGAAACAGAAAGGCAATGTGCCAGACCTGCTCTGCATACAGGAGACCACCTTGATGGCGACTGATGTTTCTCCAGGCAAAATTAAGCCACTCTTAGCTAAGAAACCGATATCGCGCCAGTACTCTACAGAGGAAGCCATAATGTCATACATCGATGCTTCCCCAGCAGAAGCCGGCCCTGGAAAGCCACCTTTAGAGAAGAGCTCCTCTTTCAGTGGGCAGAATAGCTGTGAGCGAGAAGCTGTAACTTCAGCAGGCATGGGTCTGGTTGAAATCAAACCTGGGAAGGACCAAATGTACCCAACCGCTGAGCACTTGCCAGAAAGTGCTCTGAATCAGAGGTGTGCCATCTCCACAGATGGGTTTGAGAAGGGCTCAGCTGTCCTCACAGGTGATGATGAAGCAAAGAAACCCAGCCAGGGAGCAGAAACAGAGCATGACCTTCAGCAAGAGCAGGCTCAGAGAGAGCTCTCGGCAGGTGGTGACAGGAGGCTGGAAGCTGGGCCTGCCGGCGAAAGCCCAGCTGAGGCTGAGGGAGTGGCCATCAGTGATCAGCTTAAGCACCAGCCTGATCTAATCCACCATGTGCCTGGGAATATCAGTTATGACATGGAGACAGTGGCAGTGAGTTCACTCAGCGAAGCGAGTTGCAAGCAGGAAAATGATATTGCATCAGGTATCCCAACCAAAAGTGCCTCTGATGACAGCAGAGCGGACGAGACAGCAGGCAGCGTGGACGAGCCTTCGCTGAAAG AGTCTTCTCCAAGCGATGAGTCCATCATCTCTCCACTGAGTGAGGAATCGCAGGCTGATGCTGAGGATGTCTTTGTGTCTCCAAACAAACCCCGCACTACAGAGGATCTGTTTGCAGTCATTCACAG ATCAAAAAGGAAAGTTCTCGGGAGAAAGGATTCTGGAGACCTTTCTGTAAGAAACAGGTTGAGAGCTTCGTCTGGAACTAGCAGCCAGCCCCCTGCCAGCAGCACGCTGCCCACCAGCAATGTGCAACCGGCCAGCAGCATGGCCACTCCCATTAGCAGCCAGAGGTCCCCTGGGCTCATATACAGGAATGCCAAGAAATCAAACACATCCAGTGAGGAGTTCAAACTACTGCTCCTGAAAAAGGGCAGCCGATCCGATTCCAGCTACAGGATGTCTGCCACGGAAATTCTGAAAAGTCCTATTTTGCCCAAGTCTCCCGGAGAGCTGACAGCAGAAGCCCCCCAAAGCCTGGAGGAGTCTTCCCCCACAGCGAGCCCCGATGCATTGTCCCCACTTTCCCCCTGCTCCCCTAGGGTCAATGCAGAAGGATTCTCCTCCAAGAGCTTTCCCATGTCGGCGTCTTCGAGAGTGGGGCGCTCACGGGCGCCGCCGGCAGCCAGCAGCAGCCGGTACAGCGTGCGCTGCCGGCTGTACAACACGCCGATGCAGGCAATCTCCGAAGGAGAGACGGAGAATTCGGATGGCAGCCCCCACGACGATCGGTCTTCTCAGAGCTCAGCGTAA
- the NHS gene encoding actin remodeling regulator NHS isoform X4, with the protein MTEGLHDAVSNLDAESKLSVYYRAPWHQQRNIFLPSTRPPCVEELHHHAKQHLRALRREHQSRGDNREQKVQGPIAVVAPPFPPFPAICSQKKQTIKDRHFLPFNSTRSPSPIECCHMTPWSRKSHPPEDEDTDVMLGQRPKNPIHNIPSTLDKQTNWSKALPLPTPEEKMKQDAQVISSCIIPINVTGVGFDREASIRCSLVHSQSVLQRRRKLRRRKTISGIPRRVQQEIDSDESPVARERNVIVHANPDFSSSSSRRSGTRDSECQTEEILIAAPSRRRIRAQRGQSVVASLSHSAGNILVLADNGDAVFTTAVSNRIRSRSLPREGGRASEGHQDATSKSTGYEAEHFLGGQERMPKKGKEILSKQGSQERQPIGLTCPQHLHSPEHSIGERGRSRLSRMADSGSCEISSNSDTFGSPIHSISTAGVLLSSHMDQKDDHQSSSGNWSGSSSTCPSQTSETIPPAASPPLTGSSHCDSELSLNTAPNANEDSSIFITEQFGDHTDKVRGHRASSFTSTVADLLDDPNNSNTSDSEWNYLHHHHDASCRQDFSPERPKADSLGCPSFTSMATYDSFLEKTPSDKADTSSHFSVDTEGYYTSMHFDCGLKGNKSYICNYAAPGPESGQPGSVTSSLTDCAWQERMSHRRQGRQSISLKKPKAKPAPPKRSSSLRKSEGSTDLPDKKEPKISGGQHVSHTAREMKLPLEFSNTPSRVEGPNLPAKQELPWANQGDGGLKDTPFDTTDIPSFKDEGAEQPHYADLWLLNDLKSSDPYRSLSNSSTATGTTVIECIKSPESSESQTSQSGSRATTPSLPSVDNEFKLASPEKLAGLASPSSGYSSQSETPTSSFPTAFFSGPLSPGGSKRKPKVPERKSSLQQPVSKDSTASVSKDLELPIIPPTHLDLSALHNVLSKPFAHRHQLHAFSHGKQSAVGEALHPSPPSALAITPSVLKSVHLRAVNKPEGGKQKGNVPDLLCIQETTLMATDVSPGKIKPLLAKKPISRQYSTEEAIMSYIDASPAEAGPGKPPLEKSSSFSGQNSCEREAVTSAGMGLVEIKPGKDQMYPTAEHLPESALNQRCAISTDGFEKGSAVLTGDDEAKKPSQGAETEHDLQQEQAQRELSAGGDRRLEAGPAGESPAEAEGVAISDQLKHQPDLIHHVPGNISYDMETVAVSSLSEASCKQENDIASGIPTKSASDDSRADETAGSVDEPSLKESSPSDESIISPLSEESQADAEDVFVSPNKPRTTEDLFAVIHRSKRKVLGRKDSGDLSVRNRLRASSGTSSQPPASSTLPTSNVQPASSMATPISSQRSPGLIYRNAKKSNTSSEEFKLLLLKKGSRSDSSYRMSATEILKSPILPKSPGELTAEAPQSLEESSPTASPDALSPLSPCSPRVNAEGFSSKSFPMSASSRVGRSRAPPAASSSRYSVRCRLYNTPMQAISEGETENSDGSPHDDRSSQSSA; encoded by the exons CTGTCTCCAACCTGGATGCAGAGAGCAAACTGAGTGTCTATTACCGAGCACCTTGGCATCAGCAAAGAAACatcttcctcccctccaccagaCCTCCTTGCGTGGAGGAGCTGCACCACCACGCCAAGCAGCACCTGCGAGCCTTGCGCAGAG AACATCAAAGCCGAGGTGATAACAGAGAGCAAAAAGTCCAAGGCCCCATCGCTGTGGTGGCTCCCCCGTTTCCTCCATTCCCTGCAATCTGCAGTCAAAAGAAGCAAACGATAAAGGACCGGCACTTCCTACCA TTTAACAGCACCCGTTCGCCCTCCCCAATTGAGTGTTGCCACATGACCCCTTGGAGTAGAAAG TCCCATCCACCAGAGGACGAAGATACAGATGTCATGTTAGGGCAGAGGCCGAAAAATCCAATACATAATATCCCTTCTACACTGGATAAACAAACCAATTGGAGTAAAGCACTACCTCTCCCAACTCCAGAGGAGAAAATGAAACAAGATGCCCAAGTGATATCTTCTTGCATTATCCCCATCAATGTCACTG GAGTTGGTTTTGACAGAGAGGCTAGTATACGCTGCTCTCTTGTTCATTCACAATCTGTACTACAGCGGAGACGAAAGTTGAGGAGGAGGAAAACCATCTCTGGCATCCCCAGAAGAGTGCAACAAGAAATAG ATTCAGACGAGTCGCCGGTGGCGAGAGAGCGCAATGTGATTGTGCACGCAAACCCGGacttctccagctccagcagcaggaggtcggGGACCCGGGACTCCGAGTGCCAGACAGAAGAAATCCTGATAGCTGCTCCTTCCCGGCGCCGGATCCGCGCCCAGAGGGGTCAGAGCGTTGTCGCTTCGCTCTCCCACTCCGCTGGCAATATCTTGGTGCTGGCGGACAACGGGGATGCCGTCTTCACCACCGCTGTCAGCAACCGCATCCGCTCGCGCAGCCTTCCTCGCGAGGGCGGCCGGGCCAGTGAGGGCCATCAGGATGCCACCAGCAAGAGTACAGGGTACGAAGCAGAGCACTTCCTAGGTGGCCAGGAGAGGATGCCgaaaaaggggaaggaaatcTTGAGCAAGCAGGGTTCACAAGAGCGTCAGCCCATTGGTTTAACTTGTCCTCAGCACCTGCACAGCCCTGAACACAGCATTGGTGAGAGGGGGAGATCGCGGCTGTCAAGGATGGCTGATTCGGGCAGCTGTGAGATTTCATCCAACTCAGACACTTTCGGGAGCCCCATTCACTCTATCTCCACGGCAGGAGTCCTGCTCAGCAGCCACATGGACCAGAAAGATGACCACCAGTCCTCCAGTGGCAACTGGAGTGGGAGCAGCTCCACATGTCCCTCCCAGACGTCCGAAACCATTCCTCCTGCTGCCTCTCCTCCGCTGACGGGCTCTTCACACTGTGACTCCGAGCTGTCGCTCAACACTGCTCCCAATGCCAATGAGgactccagcatcttcatcacAGAGCAGTTTGGTGACCACACAGACAAGGTCAGGGGCCACAGGGCGAGCTCGTTCACCTCCACTGTGGCGGATTTACTAGATGACCCCAACAACAGCAACACGAGTGACAGCGAGTGGAACTACCTGCACCATCACCACGACGCCTCCTGTCGCCAGGACTTCAGCCCCGAGCGCCCAAAGGCAGACAGCCTGGGGTGCCCCAGCTTCACCAGCATGGCCACCTATGACAGCTTCCTCGAAAAGACCCCCTCTGACAAGGCAGACACTAGCTCACACTTTTCCGTGGATACCGAAGGATACTATACCTCCATGCACTTTGACTGCGGTCTCAAGGGTAATAAAAGCTATATTTGCAACTATGCAGCCCCAGGCCCCGAGAGCGGCCAGCCTGGGAGTGTGACCTCCAGCCTGACTGACTGTGCCTGGCAGGAGCGCATGAGCCACAGGAGACAGGGACGGCAAAGTATCTCGCTGAAGAAACCAAAGGCAAAGCCAGCCCCACCAAAACGAAGCTCATCTTTGAGGAAATCGGAGGGCAGCACTGACCTTCCTGACAAGAAAGAACCAAAGATCAGTGGTGGGCAGCATGTGTCTCACACTGCCAGGGAGATGAAGCTGCCCCTTGAGTTTTCAAACACACCTTCCCGAGTGGAAGGCCCCAACCTGCCAGCCAAGCAGGAGCTTCCCTGGGCAAACCAAGGCGATGGTGGGTTAAAGGACACTCCGTTCGACACCACTGATATCCCCTCCTTTAAAGACGAAGGTGCTGAACAACCTCACTATGCAGACCTCTGGCTTCTGAACGACTTGAAATCCAGCGATCCTTACAGGTCCTTGTCCAATTCAAGCACTGCTACGGGTACTACAGTCATAGAGTGCATCAAGTCACCAGAGAGCTCCGAATCCCAGACGTCCCAGTCTGGATCACGAGCCACCACCCCATCTCTCCCTTCGGTCGATAATGAATTTAAGCTGGCCTCCCCAGAGAAGCTGGCGGGGTTAGCTTCACCCTCCAGCGGGTACTCCAGCCAGTCGGAGACACCCACCTCTTCTTTTCCGACGGCTTTCTTTTCGGGACCCTTGTCTCCAGGGGGAAGCAAGAGGAAGCCCAAAGTGCCAGAGAGGAAGTCATCGCTGCAGCAGCCGGTCTCGAAAGACAGCACCGCCTCGGTGAGCAAAGACCTCGAACTTCCAATTATACCTCCTACTCACCTCGACCTAAGTGCTCTTCACAACGTCTTGAGCAAGCCCTTTGCCCACAGGCACCAGCTGCATGCCTTCAGCCACGGCAAGCAGAGCGCGGTCGGGGAAGCCCTGCATCCCAGCCCTCCCTCCGCCCTCGCCATCACGCCCTCTGTTCTCAAGTCTGTCCACCTCCGGGCAGTCAACAAGCCTGAAGGAGGGAAACAGAAAGGCAATGTGCCAGACCTGCTCTGCATACAGGAGACCACCTTGATGGCGACTGATGTTTCTCCAGGCAAAATTAAGCCACTCTTAGCTAAGAAACCGATATCGCGCCAGTACTCTACAGAGGAAGCCATAATGTCATACATCGATGCTTCCCCAGCAGAAGCCGGCCCTGGAAAGCCACCTTTAGAGAAGAGCTCCTCTTTCAGTGGGCAGAATAGCTGTGAGCGAGAAGCTGTAACTTCAGCAGGCATGGGTCTGGTTGAAATCAAACCTGGGAAGGACCAAATGTACCCAACCGCTGAGCACTTGCCAGAAAGTGCTCTGAATCAGAGGTGTGCCATCTCCACAGATGGGTTTGAGAAGGGCTCAGCTGTCCTCACAGGTGATGATGAAGCAAAGAAACCCAGCCAGGGAGCAGAAACAGAGCATGACCTTCAGCAAGAGCAGGCTCAGAGAGAGCTCTCGGCAGGTGGTGACAGGAGGCTGGAAGCTGGGCCTGCCGGCGAAAGCCCAGCTGAGGCTGAGGGAGTGGCCATCAGTGATCAGCTTAAGCACCAGCCTGATCTAATCCACCATGTGCCTGGGAATATCAGTTATGACATGGAGACAGTGGCAGTGAGTTCACTCAGCGAAGCGAGTTGCAAGCAGGAAAATGATATTGCATCAGGTATCCCAACCAAAAGTGCCTCTGATGACAGCAGAGCGGACGAGACAGCAGGCAGCGTGGACGAGCCTTCGCTGAAAG AGTCTTCTCCAAGCGATGAGTCCATCATCTCTCCACTGAGTGAGGAATCGCAGGCTGATGCTGAGGATGTCTTTGTGTCTCCAAACAAACCCCGCACTACAGAGGATCTGTTTGCAGTCATTCACAG ATCAAAAAGGAAAGTTCTCGGGAGAAAGGATTCTGGAGACCTTTCTGTAAGAAACAGGTTGAGAGCTTCGTCTGGAACTAGCAGCCAGCCCCCTGCCAGCAGCACGCTGCCCACCAGCAATGTGCAACCGGCCAGCAGCATGGCCACTCCCATTAGCAGCCAGAGGTCCCCTGGGCTCATATACAGGAATGCCAAGAAATCAAACACATCCAGTGAGGAGTTCAAACTACTGCTCCTGAAAAAGGGCAGCCGATCCGATTCCAGCTACAGGATGTCTGCCACGGAAATTCTGAAAAGTCCTATTTTGCCCAAGTCTCCCGGAGAGCTGACAGCAGAAGCCCCCCAAAGCCTGGAGGAGTCTTCCCCCACAGCGAGCCCCGATGCATTGTCCCCACTTTCCCCCTGCTCCCCTAGGGTCAATGCAGAAGGATTCTCCTCCAAGAGCTTTCCCATGTCGGCGTCTTCGAGAGTGGGGCGCTCACGGGCGCCGCCGGCAGCCAGCAGCAGCCGGTACAGCGTGCGCTGCCGGCTGTACAACACGCCGATGCAGGCAATCTCCGAAGGAGAGACGGAGAATTCGGATGGCAGCCCCCACGACGATCGGTCTTCTCAGAGCTCAGCGTAA